One Gadus morhua chromosome 1, gadMor3.0, whole genome shotgun sequence DNA segment encodes these proteins:
- the ubxn10 gene encoding UBX domain-containing protein 10, whose product MNSTRPKSSKGRSRPPADHTVRDTREHVQSDHHLAVGHQSDGCIRSRSDSVTGITTPQGQDYTATPLQSVPARLTLSLNKYKVLPSIKKPSDVSHALVPEMKTSKIKLCDHVIAQQRRHSHGEPGCYAEKTPAKTQTATRSNPEIGRVAPAPNKPPDPVIMESRDETPAVVATDQLLLAIRAPCGRRFQQHFSYADTLQTLITCAEARNETSYSEAFIETMDVPRRSFRRLDMTLSECCIFNRSVLCISQERHSDIATSVVDNG is encoded by the coding sequence ATGAATTCAACACGTCCAAAATCCTCAAAAGGACGAAGCAGGCCCCCAGCGGACCATACTGTGCGTGATACCAGAGAGCACGTCCAGAGTGACCACCACCTGGCCGTGGGGCACCAGTCCGACGGCTGCATCAGGTCCAGGTCAGACTCTGTGACCGGGATCACCACGCCGCAAGGCCAGGACTACACAGCAACACCGCTGCAATCCGTCCCTGCTCGGCTAACACTCTCCCTGAACAAATACAAGGTGCTTCCATCCATAAAAAAACCGTCAGATGTTAGCCACGCCCTTGTCCCAGAAATGAAGACATCCAAGATTAAACTATGTGATCATGTCATCGCTCAGCAGCGAAGGCATAGTCATGGAGAACCAGGTTGTTATGCCGAGAAGACCCCGGCAAAGACCCAGACTGCGACCCGGAGTAACCCTGAAATAGGCCGGGTTGCCCCTGCCCCTAACAAGCCTCCTGACCCAGTCATCATGGAGTCCAGAGACGAGACTCCTGCCGTTGTTGCTACAGACCAGTTGCTTCTAGCTATCAGAGCACCGTGTGGCAGGAGATTTCAGCAACACTTTTCCTATGCCGACACCCTGCAGACACTCATCACTTGTGCAGAAGCCAGAAATGAAACAAGCTACTCCGAAGCCTTCATTGAAACTATGGATGTGCCTCGAAGGAGCTTCAGGAGATTGGACATGACTCTGTCAGAGTGCTGCATCTTCAACAGATCAGTGCTGTGCATCTCTCAGGAGAGACACTCGGATATTGCCACAAGCGTAGTTGATAATGGGTAA
- the cptp gene encoding ceramide-1-phosphate transfer protein yields MAGSAVIEEQKFSLQEVLDTFKLCLSENQDVYVEHYVAGWRGLVKFMNSLGNVFTFISKDAVNKIQILVNFLNGENGSHYVTIQSMVKYELDNQLVDLDKRGSHPESGSRTLLRLHRALRWLELFLERLRTSTEDSKTSVMCADAYNESLSQHHPWVIRKAAGMAFCVLPGRPTFFEVMNVGGAEKVVDMLGDAVPMISKVYQITEDLYSQNNLLELP; encoded by the exons ATGGCTGGTTCTGCTGTTATAGAAGAGCAGAAGTTCTCCCTGCAGGAGGTTCTGGACACTTTCAAATTGTGTCTCTCGGAAAACCAAGACGTCTACGTTGAACACTACGTTGCTGGTTGGCGTGGCCTCGTCAA GTTCATGAACAGCTTAGGAAATGTCTTCACCTTCATCTCCAAGGACGCTGTCAACAAAATCCAGATCCTCGTCAACTTCCTAAACGGGGAGAACGGCTCCCACTACGTCACCATCCAGTCCATGGTGAAGTACGAGCTGGACAACCAGCTGGTGGACCTGGACAAGAGGGGCAGCCACCCGGAGTCAGGCAGCCGCACCTTGCTCCGTCTCCACCGAGCGCTGAGGTGGCTGGAGCTCTTCCTCGAGCGTCTGCGCACCAGCACGGAGGACAGCAAGACGTCGGTCATGTGCGCCGACGCCTACAACGAGTCCCTCTCCCAGCACCACCCCTGGGTGATCCGCAAGGCGGCGGGCATGGCCTTCTGCGTCCTCCCCGGGCGCCCCACCTTCTTCGAGGTGATGAACGTGGGCGGCGCGGAGAAGGTGGTGGACATGCTGGGCGACGCCGTCCCTATGATCTCCAAGGTGTACCAGATCACGGAGGATCTGTACTCGCAGAATAATTTACTGGAGTTACCTTAA
- the ints11 gene encoding integrator complex subunit 11, whose amino-acid sequence MPEIKVTPLGAGQDVGRSCILVSIGGKNIMLDCGMHMGFNDDRRFPDFSYITQNGRLTEFLDCVIISHFHLDHCGALPYMSEMVGYDGPIYMTHPTKAICPILLEDFRKITVDKKGETNFFTSQMIKDCMKKVVPLNLHQTVQVDEELEIKAYYAGHVLGAAMVQIKVGSESVVYTGDYNMTPDRHLGAAWIDKCRPDLLISESTYATTIRDSKRCRERDFLKKVHETVERGGKVLIPVFALGRAQELCILLETFWERMNLKAPIYFSTGMTEKANHYYKLFITWTNQKIRKTFVQRNMFEFKHIKPFDRSYADNPGPMVVFATPGMLHAGQSLQIFKKWAGNEKNMVIMPGYCVQGTIGHKILNGQRKLELEGRSTLEVKLQVEYMSFSAHADAKGIMQLIRMAEPRNMLLVHGEAVKMEFLKGKIEQEFSIDCYMPANGETTTVTTNPNVPVDISLNLLKREMSLGGTLPDPKKPRTMHGTLIMKENSLRLVSPEQAMKELGLSEHHLRFTCRVQLQDPHSDADTLHRIYMHLKSVLKGYTTQHLPDSMSVMVESIVVKVSSSTEDPNTKVLLLSWSYQDEDLGSFLSTLLKKGLPSVLC is encoded by the exons ATGCCTGAAATAAAGGTCACACCACTCG GAGCCGGCCAGGATGTTGGCCGCAGCTGTATCCTTGTCTCTATTGGTGGCAAGAACATCATGCTGGACTGTGGGATGCACATGGGCTTCAATGATGAT AGGCGATTCCCGGACTTCTCTTATATCACGCAGAATGGGCGGCTAACAGAATTCTTGGACTGTGTGATTATCAG TCATTTCCACCTGGACCACTGCGGCGCTCTCCCCTACATGAGTGAGATGGTGGGCTACGACGGACCCATCTACATGACGCACCCCACCAAAGCTATCTGCCCCATTTTGCTAGAAGACTTCCGTAAAATCACAGTGGACAAAAAGGGAGAGACCAACTTCTTCACTTCCCAGATGATCAAGGACTGCATGAAGAAAGTCGTACCTCTGAATCTCCACCAGACGGTCCAG GTGGACGAGGAGCTGGAGATAAAGGCCTACTATGCAGGTCACGTTCTGGGGGCTGCTATGGTGCAGATCAAAGTGGGATCCGAGTCTGTGGTATACACT GGAGATTACAACATGACGCCAGACAGGCATTTAGG GGCTGCGTGGATTGATAAGTGCCGTCCGGACCTCCTCATCTCAGAGTCCACCTACGCCACAACCATCCGAGACTCCAAGAGGTGCAGGGAGAGGGACTTCCTGAAGAAGGTTCACGAGACGGTGGAACGAGGGGGCAAG GTTCTTATTCCAGTTTTTGCACTTGGGAGAGCACAGGAATTGTGCATCCTATTGGAGACCTTTTG GGAGAGAATGAACCTCAAAGCCCCCATCTACTTCTCCACGGGAATGACGGAGAAGGCCAACCATTACTACAAGCTCTTCATCACGTGGACCAACCAGAAGATCCGCAAGACCTTTGTACAGAGGAACATGTTTGAATTCAAGCACATCAAACCTTTTGACCGCTCCTACGCAGATAACCCCGGACCTATG GTGGTGTTTGCCACACCGGGTATGCTGCACGCTGGCCAGTCGTTACAGATCTTCAAGAAGTGGGCTGGCAACGAGAAGAACATG GTAATCATGCCGGGGTATTGTGTGCAAGGGACGATCGGGCACAAGATCCTGAACGGACAACGCAAACTGGAGCTCGAAGGGAGATCAACG CTGGAGGTGAAGCTGCAGGTAGAGTACATGTCGTTCAGCGCCCACGCGGACGCCAAGGGCATCATGCAGCTGATCCGCATGGCGGAGCCCCGCAACATGCTGCTGGTGCACGGGGAGGCCGTCAAGATGGAGTTCCTCAAAGGCAAGATCGAACAGGAGTTCA GCATAGACTGCTACATGCCAGCTAATGGAGAGACGACAACTGTGACTACAAATCCCAATGTCCCGGTCGATATTTCTCTAAACCTATTAAAAAGAGAAATGTCCCTCGGAG GTACCTTACCTGATCCAAAGAAACCTCGCACCATGCATGGAACCCTGATCATGAAGGAGAAT AGCCTGAGGCTGGTGTCCCCGGAGCAGGCCATGAAGGAGCTGGGCCTCAGCGAACACCACCTGCGCTTCACGTGCCGGGTGCAGCTCCAGGACCCGCACAGCGACGCAGACACCCTGCATCGCATCTACATGCACCTGAAGAG TGTACTTAAAGGTTACACGACCCAACACCTCCCCGACAGCATGTCTGTCATGGTGGAGTCCATCGTGGTGAAAGTGTCTTCCTCCACCGAAGACCCAAACACCAAGGTTCTGCTTCTGTCCTGGAGCTACCAG GATGAAGACCTTGGAAGCTTCCTTTCCACCCTGCTTAAGAAGGGTCTTCCTTCGGTACTGTGCTAA
- the LOC115543164 gene encoding lysophosphatidic acid receptor 6, producing MTSSNCTESSSGYQYHLFPVVYSVALVLGLPANLVALFVFIFKVIPRTSSSVYIINLALADTAILLTLPFRIHYHLNRNRWVFGDMACRVTGTLWYANVYISICFMTCICVDRYVAVVHPHRYLRFKNPRYAVAVSVLLWAVLGVAMLSFILLGPLESDPVSCFEKFAKEEWSGRLMHYSALSLVFCSLLPSVIILVCYPLAMRRISLIPGKTSHKARRIILTVLAITLLCFLPYHVVHLLHLLRRMGVIRGCATSAAIHYARRVTLALVSLNTCLDPLLYHVTSTHCSWSPLRGLWTWYRARRYIGVYTLPCISPTVS from the coding sequence ATGACCTCCTCCAACTGCACCGAGTCGTCGTCTGGTTACCAGTACCACCTCTTCCCCGTGGTCTACAGCGTGGCCTTGGTTCTAGGGCTGCCCGCCAACCTGGTGGCCCTCTTCGTCTTCATCTTCAAGGTCATCCCGCGCACCTCCTCCAGCGTGTACATCATCAACCTGGCCCTGGCCGACACCGCCATCCTCCTCACGCTGCCCTTCCGCATCCACTACCACCTGAACCGCAACCGCTGGGTCTTCGGGGACATGGCGTGCCGGGTCACCGGCACCCTGTGGTACGCCAACGTCTACATCAGCATCTGCTTCATGACCTGCATCTGCGTGGACCGCTACGTGGCCGTGGTGCACCCCCACCGCTACCTGAGGTTCAAGAACCCCCGCTACGCCGTGGCGGTCAGCGTGCTCCTCTGGGCGGTCCTCGGCGTGGCCATGCTCAGCTTCATCCTCCTGGGGCCGCTGGAGAGCGACCCGGTCAGCTGCTTCGAGAAGTTTGCCAAGGAGGAGTGGAGCGGCCGCCTGATGCACTACAGCGCGCTCAGCCTGGTGTTCTGCTCCCTGCTGCCCTCCGTCATCATCCTGGTGTGCTACCCGCTGGCCATGCGGCGCATCTCCCTCATCCCGGGCAAGACGTCCCACAAGGCCCGCAGGATCATCCTCACGGTGCTGGCCATCACGCTGCTCTGCTTCCTGCCCTACCACGTGgtgcacctgctgcacctgctgCGCAGGATGGGGGTGATCCGCGGCTGCGCCACCAGCGCCGCCATACACTACGCCCGGCGAGTGACCCTGGCCCTGGTCAGCCTCAACACGTGCCTGGACCCCTTGCTCTACCACGTCACCAGCACACACTGCAGCTGGAGCCCCCTCAGGGGCCTGTGGACGTGGTATAGGGCACGCAGGTACATTGGCGTTTACACTCTCCCATGCATCAGCCCTACGGTGAGTTGA